In Monodelphis domestica isolate mMonDom1 chromosome 4, mMonDom1.pri, whole genome shotgun sequence, one DNA window encodes the following:
- the LOC100023562 gene encoding olfactory receptor 52N4-like, whose protein sequence is MQRTNATTLTPVSFILNGVPGLEDMHIWISLPFCSMYIVAMVGNCGLLYLISYEETLHKPMYFFLAMLSLTDVAMSTSTLPNTLGIFWFNLKEIDFNACLTQMFFIHTFTGMASGVLMLMALDRYVAICYPLRYATILTNPIIANAGFITFLRGVILVIPFAFLTKRLPYCRGNVIPHTYCDHMSVAKVSCGNVKINAVYGLMVALLIGGFDILCITVSYTMILRAVVKLSSADARQKAFGTCSAHICAIVFSYTPAFFSFFTHRFGGHRIPHSLHIIMANIYPLLAPALNPIVYGVKTKQIRDCVIRLLLRSNDIKSRVI, encoded by the coding sequence ATGCAAAGGACCAATGCTACTACTCTGACTCCAGTTTCATTCATCCTGAATGGAGTTCCAGGACTAGAGGATATGCATATCTGGATTTCCCTTCCATTTTGCTCCATGTACATTGTGGCCATGGTGGGAAACTGTGGGCTTCTTTATCTCATTAGTTATGAGGAAACCCTTCATAAGCCTATGTATTTCTTCCTTGCAATGCTTTCCCTCACTGATGTGGCAATGTCCACAAGCACACTGCCCAATACACTTGGAATCTTCTGGTTTAACCTCAAAGAAATTGATTTTAATGCTTGTCTGACCCAGATGTTCTTTATCCACACCTTCACAGGAATGGCATCTGGAGTCCTTATGCTTATGGCTTTGGACCGCTACGTGGCCATCTGCTATCCACTGCGCTATGCCACCATCCTCACCAATCCTATCATTGCCAATGCTGGGTTTATTACATTCTTAAGGGGAGTGATACTGGTCATCCCATTCGCCTTCCTCACTAAGCGACTGCCCTACTGCCGAGGAAATGTCATTCCTCACACATACTGTGACCACATGTCTGTGGCCAAGGTTTCCTGTGGCAATGttaaaatcaatgctgtgtatggTCTCATGGTTGCCCTCTTGATTGGGGGCTTTGATATTCTCTGTATCACAGTGTCCTACACCATGATTCTGAGGGCTGTGGTGAAATTGTCATCTGCAGATGCTCGACAGAAAGCCTTTGGGACATGTTCAGCTCACATATGTGCCATTGTATTCTCCTATACCCcagctttcttttcattttttactcaCCGCTTTGGAGGTCACAGGATCCCCCACTCCCTCCACATTATCATGGCCAATATCTATCCCCTTCTGGCCCCAGCTCTTAACCCTATTGTTTATGGTGTGAAAACCAAGCAGATCCGGGATTGTGTTATAAGGCTTTTATTGCGATCCAATGATATCAAGTCCCGTGttatctga
- the LOC100023588 gene encoding olfactory receptor 52N4-like, with amino-acid sequence MQRTNATTLTPVSFILNGVPGLEDMHIWISLPFCSMYIVAMVGNCGLLYLIRYEDSLHKPMYFFLAMLSFTDIIMCSSTLPNTLGIFWFNLKEIDFNACLTQMFFIHTFTGMESGVLMLMALDRYVAICYPLRYATILTNPIIANAGFITFLRGVILVIPFAFLTKRLPYCRGNVIPHTYCDHMSVAKVSCGNVKINAVYGLMVALLIGGFDILCITVSYTMILRAVVKLSSADARQKAFGTCTAHICAIVFSYTPAFFSFFTHLFGGHRIPHSLHIIMANIYLLLPPTMNPIVYGVKTKQIRDCVIRFFVASKDTKSHNI; translated from the coding sequence ATGCAAAGGACCAATGCTACTACTCTGACTCCAGTTTCATTCATCCTGAATGGAGTTCCAGGACTAGAGGACATGCATATCTGGATCTCCCTTCCATTTTGCTCCATGTACATTGTGGCCATGGTGGGAAACTGTGGGCTTCTCTATCTTATTCGTTATGAGGATTCCCTCCATAAGCCTATGTATTTCTTCCTTGCAATGCTTTCTTTCACTGATATCATAATGTGTTCAAGCACACTGCCTAATACTCTTGGCATCTTCTGGTTTAACCTCAAAGAAATTGATTTTAATGCTTGTCTGACCCAGATGTTCTTTATCCACACCTTCACAGGGATGGAGTCTGGGGTCCTTATGCTCATGGCTTTGGACCGCTACGTGGCCATCTGCTATCCACTGCGCTATGCCACCATCCTCACCAATCCTATCATTGCCAATGCTGGGTTTATTACATTCTTAAGGGGAGTGATACTGGTCATCCCATTCGCCTTCCTCACTAAGCGACTGCCCTACTGCCGAGGAAATGTCATCCCTCACACATATTGTGACCATATGTCTGTGGCCAAGGTTTCCTGTGGCAATGttaaaatcaatgctgtgtatggTCTCATGGTTGCCCTCTTGATTGGGGGCTTTGATATTCTCTGTATCACAGTGTCCTATACCATGATTTTGAGGGCTGTGGTCAAACTGTCATCTGCAGATGCTCGACAGAAAGCCTTTGGGACATGTACAGCTCATATATGTGCCATTGTATTCTCCTATACCCcagctttcttttcattttttactcaCCTCTTTGGAGGTCACAGGATCCCCCACTCTCTCCACATTATCATGGCCAACATCTACCTCCTTCTACCTCCAACTATGAACCCCATTGTTTATGGTGTGAAAACCAAGCAGATCCGGGATTGTGTTATAAGATTTTTTGTAGCATCCAAGGATACCAAGTCCCATAACATCTGA